The following proteins come from a genomic window of Bactrocera tryoni isolate S06 chromosome 1, CSIRO_BtryS06_freeze2, whole genome shotgun sequence:
- the LOC120766786 gene encoding tensin-1 encodes MNQSCEYSRTMRSPYDDFSIVSDSGEEGRGNSYSYGNKNYSCTIPYHARENSLPFSYGQINKTPTSLRSVGPANGIGGLHRPQHGADAVSSDVIDFGFGSSLTPSKADENYNMDADLYCGANYNNGLTATLRSTTTPTAKKSAQGSSTDAISTIKAQPRLTSPILVRKTLNSRSPTRNGATNTNTIANTYHYKYGNDDDNIFGAPVGISSRSHNNTLKGKFNSDNNDYSNDFKHNNDNSSKTHIFSNNKNKSNKFGIDDTVDGSMNVRKIHPRDDFEELLHERREKVFREHYRSVGSTQAIDGINGSRFETSPNAQKFNYDFEFHLNVDDAPPPPRRAHTMDRSSLQQLQQYRTRDIPVAREVVTPTVNSSIVERNYHTIGSSIANRKASETCAPTQQNSLVRQQIQPQQPQHQQRREIETLYSTVEKRTSKPSQKQQSLSPSPIQTQQPLRPTEYSPYGNGNASTASYGFDNHNEYATNNRSSLGAAVVARSRNDVSPPIYATTTKHITTAKKTYHNHIVSEPELSLKDHTLGTSLSLPIDSASAGAVNEFELGKISPSLVTRPETPAFPVTPRTPHGAYNGQNSPTGYSPSSMLQHTDLTKGKSMLDLHNYSSETIYRTSCRPRLDSNMSMVNSEPQEVAAHLVKFAKDSSKYWYKPNLSREEVVQLLLHAEPGTFIVRNSTTYKDNYGLVVRVYQPPPNSELTGQPDDLVRHFLIEPTKHGVRLKSCANEPVFTSLSALIYEHSINKLALPCLLRIPEHDLVPSLIEPTSAQKQLLTQGAACNVLWLYSCDTESLTGEEAIRKAIRQLYSQDRLHMPTEVHFKVTQQGITLTDNTRKKFFRKHYPGDSISFCAIDPDHRLWEIRLTEEEGSDKNSTPVGALKKTIFAFVARSTPKSKDNQCHVFCDLDIHQPASAIVSFVNKTLPTEKERNFVL; translated from the coding sequence ATGAATCAGTCTTGTGAATATTCGCGAACTATGCGGTCGCCATATGATGATTTTTCAATCGTGTCGGATAGCGGTGAAGAAGGTAGAGGGAATAGCTACAGCTatggaaacaaaaattatagttGTACCATACCATATCACGCGCGTGAAAATTCGTTGCCATTTAGTTACGGACAAATAAATAAGACACCGACCTCATTGCGTAGTGTTGGTCCAGCTAATGGAATCGGCGGACTCCATCGCCCTCAACATGGCGCTGATGCTGTTTCCAGTGATGTTATCGATTTCGGATTCGGTTCAAGCCTAACGCCATCTAAGGCGGATGAAAATTACAATATGGACGCGGATCTTTATTGCGGTGCTAATTACAACAACGGTTTAACGGCCACATTAAGATCGACAACAACACCAACTGCAAAAAAGTCGGCACAGGGAAGTAGCACAGACGCAATAAGTACGATCAAAGCGCAACCACGACTTACGAGTCCGATATTGGTACGTAAAACGCTCAATAGCCGATCGCCTACGCGCAATGGAGCTACCAATACTAACACTATCGCCAACACATACCATTACAAATATGGAAACGACGATGACAATATTTTCGGCGCTCCCGTCGGCATCAGCAGTAGAAGCCACAACAACACTTTAAAAGGCAAATTCAACAGTGACAATAATGATTACAGTAACGATTTCAAACACAATAACGACAACAGTAGCAAAACTCATAttttcagcaacaacaaaaacaagagcaaCAAATTTGGTATTGACGACACAGTCGATGGAAGCATGAACGTGCGGAAAATCCATCCACGCGATGATTTTGAGGAATTATTACACGAACGTCGGGAAAAGGTTTTCCGTGAACATTACCGATCGGTTGGATCAACGCAAGCTATCGATGGCATCAATGGAAGTAGATTTGAAACTTCGCCTAACGCTCAGAAGTTCAACTATGATTTCGAATTTCACTTAAATGTTGACGATGCACCGCCCCCACCACGTCGTGCCCACACTATGGATCGATCGTCGCTACAACAGCTACAGCAATATCGTACTCGCGACATTCCAGTTGCCCGCGAGGTCGTTACGCCAACCGTCAATTCGTCGATTGTGGAACGTAATTACCACACAATTGGCTCCTCTATTGCTAATAGAAAAGCAAGCGAAACATGCGCTCCTACTCAGCAAAATTCACTAGTTCGTCAACAAATTCAACCACAGCAACCGCAACATCAACAACGACGTGAAATTGAAACGCTTTATAGTACAGTGGAGAAACGTACGTCAAAACCgtcgcaaaaacaacaatcgctATCACCTTCTCCAATACAAACACAACAACCGCTTCGACCAACAGAGTACTCCCCATATGGAAATGGAAACGCGAGTACGGCTAGTTATGGATTTGACAATCATAACGAGTATGCTACAAATAATCGGAGCTCATTGGGAGCCGCCGTTGTTGCACGCAGCCGCAATGACGTGTCACCACCAATTTACGCTACTACCACTAAGCATATCACCACAGCTAAGAAAACATATCACAACCACATTGTATCCGAACCAGAATTGTCTTTAAAAGATCACACATTGGGGACTTCATTGTCGCTGCCAATTGACTCTGCTTCGGCTGGAGCTGTGAATGAATTCGAACTGGGTAAAATTTCGCCATCACTGGTGACACGCCCTGAAACACCAGCATTTCCAGTTACTCCACGTACACCACATGGTGCATACAATGGACAAAACAGTCCCACGGGCTATTCACCTAGCTCAATGTTGCAACATACAGATCTAACGAAAGGAAAATCAATGCTAGACTTGCACAACTACTCTTCGGAGACCATTTACCGTACAAGTTGTCGCCCACGTCTCGACTCCAACATGTCAATGGTTAATAGTGAACCGCAGGAAGTTGCCGCACATCTGGTCAAATTTGCCAAAGATTCGTCGAAATACTGGTACAAGCCGAATTTGTCGCGCGAAGAAGTTGTTCAGTTGTTACTACATGCTGAACCAGGTACATTTATAGTTCGtaattccacaacatacaaggATAACTATGGTTTAGTGGTACGTGTTTACCAACCACCCCCAAATAGTGAACTTACAGGCCAACCCGACGATTTAGTGCGCCATTTCCTCATTGAGCCTACAAAACACGGTGTACGCTTGAAGAGTTGCGCCAATGAACCAGTTTTTACATCACTATCAGCTCTTATCTATGAACATTCAATCAACAAATTAGCCTTACCATGTTTGTTACGCATACCCGAACACGATTTGGTACCATCGTTAATCGAACCGACTAGTGCTCAAAAACAATTGCTAACCCAGGGCGCAGCTTGTAATGTACTGTGGTTGTACTCATGTGACACTGAATCATTAACTGGTGAAGAGGCTATCCGTAAAGCCATACGGCAATTGTACTCCCAAGATCGACTACATATGCCAACAGAAGTTCACTTTAAAGTCACGCAACAGGGAATTACCCTCACCGACAATACTAGGAAAAAATTCTTCCGAAAACACTATCCCGGCGATAGCATCTCATTTTGTGCCATAGATCCAGATCATCGACTCTGGGAAATCCGATTGACGGAAGAAGAAGGCAGTGACAAAAATAGTACCCCGGTCGGAGCGCTAAAGAAGACAATATTTGCGTTTGTGGCTCGGAGCACGCCAAAATCGAAAGACAATCAATGCCATGTATTTTGTGATTTAGACATTCATCAGCCAGCTTCAGCCATCGTTTCCTTCGTCAATAAAACATTGCCAACTGAGAAAGAACGTAATTTTGTGCTCTGA
- the LOC120767646 gene encoding mediator of RNA polymerase II transcription subunit 28, producing MSSSNNDNGNLMDEFEEAFQACLLSLTKPEPNTGTNKDEIELEVQKTTNRFIDVARQMEAFFLQKRFLVSTLKPDMLIKDENQDLRNEIARKEQLLNKHYSRLEEWKACLSDIQANQGAHNRPIGGIGGAVAAIGDSSSAGTTGIPGIAGPGSLNIPQVSNRSGSVGMLGNVPAYGVPRRF from the coding sequence ATGTCTTCTTCAAACAACGATAATGGAAATCTTATGGACGAGTTTGAGGAAGCTTTCCAAGCATGTCTTTTGTCACTAACGAAGCCAGAACCCAACACAGGCACTAACAAGGATGAAATCGAGTTAGAAGTCCAAAAAACTACAAATCGGTTTATTGATGTTGCACGGCAGATGGAGGCATTCTTTCTTCAAAAACGTTTTCTTGTTTCAACATTAAAGCCAGATATGTTAATAAAGGACGAAAATCAGGATTTGCGTAATGAAATTGCACGCAAAGAGCAACTTCTGAATAAACACTACAGTCGCTTAGAGGAATGGAAAGCTTGTTTGTCTGATATACAAGCTAACCAAGGTGCACACAATAGACCTATAGGAGGAATAGGCGGTGCAGTTGCTGCCATTGGGGATTCATCGAGTGCAGGTACAACAGGGATACCTGGAATTGCAGGTCCTGGAAGTTTGAATATTCCACAAGTTTCAAATAGATCTGGTTCTGTAGGAATGCTTGGTAATGTACCAGCATACGGCGTGCCCAGACGTTTTTAA